In a single window of the Microbacterium sp. SL75 genome:
- a CDS encoding LCP family protein, whose product MTLAAARPRSQAHVVEQRPLRNPDATSTAVMTRRGWWLVALNFLLPGSAQVLAGNRRLGRFGLAATLLMWTILVLAGLGALLMPSGLFALATGSFIPDFLSWFRPLPLTLVQIVLVAYIVLWVVLTIDTLRLVRLVRLRAFSRVGVAFVSVALLVLSGSGAAWAAQTAGTTRDTFSELFAQSAPVVPPSDGYYNILLLGADSGEGRDSMRFDSISVVSINADTGATTITGIPRDMPHFPFAPGPMQDKYPNGHTGYANATCGWGSGINQLRTEVEVCQDGNTLYPNAFSQGSEPGIEATKDAAEGIMGIQIPYYVLIDMKGFADLVDALGGVDIDVKERLPKGGPAYDGQPVDDWAFGWVEAGQQHMNGDTAQWYARSRYTTSDFDRMRRQRELQEAILAQTTPQNVLAHFQDVATAGTNIVETDLPQGLIAPTLVNLALKAKDQPVGTLELTPAGGVDEFDPDYAQVQQMVHDKLHPPTETEAPSS is encoded by the coding sequence ATGACGCTCGCGGCCGCTCGTCCACGATCCCAGGCGCACGTCGTCGAGCAGCGTCCCCTGCGCAACCCCGACGCCACCTCGACGGCCGTCATGACGCGCCGCGGCTGGTGGCTCGTCGCGTTGAACTTCCTGCTCCCGGGCTCCGCCCAGGTGCTCGCCGGCAACAGGCGGCTGGGGCGGTTCGGCCTCGCAGCGACCCTGCTGATGTGGACCATCCTCGTGCTCGCGGGACTCGGTGCGCTGCTCATGCCCAGCGGACTGTTCGCCCTGGCAACCGGATCGTTCATCCCCGACTTCCTGTCGTGGTTCCGCCCCCTCCCACTGACACTCGTGCAGATCGTCCTCGTCGCCTACATCGTGCTGTGGGTCGTGCTCACGATCGACACCCTCCGACTGGTCCGACTGGTCCGTCTGCGCGCGTTCTCGCGCGTGGGCGTGGCGTTCGTCTCCGTCGCGCTCCTCGTGCTCTCGGGCTCGGGCGCGGCGTGGGCCGCGCAGACCGCGGGCACGACCCGAGACACCTTCTCGGAGTTGTTCGCGCAGTCCGCCCCCGTCGTGCCGCCGTCGGACGGGTACTACAACATCCTCCTTCTCGGCGCCGACTCCGGTGAGGGGCGGGACTCGATGCGCTTCGACAGCATCTCGGTCGTCTCGATCAACGCCGACACCGGAGCGACCACCATCACCGGCATCCCGCGCGACATGCCGCACTTCCCCTTCGCGCCGGGACCGATGCAGGACAAGTACCCGAACGGCCACACCGGCTATGCCAACGCGACCTGCGGCTGGGGGAGCGGCATCAATCAGCTCCGCACCGAGGTCGAGGTGTGCCAGGACGGCAACACGCTCTACCCGAACGCCTTTTCTCAGGGATCCGAGCCCGGCATCGAAGCGACGAAGGATGCCGCCGAGGGGATCATGGGCATCCAGATCCCGTACTACGTGCTCATCGACATGAAGGGCTTCGCCGACCTGGTCGACGCGCTCGGCGGCGTCGACATCGACGTCAAGGAGCGCCTGCCGAAGGGTGGCCCCGCCTACGACGGCCAGCCCGTCGACGACTGGGCCTTCGGCTGGGTCGAGGCCGGACAGCAGCACATGAACGGCGACACCGCGCAGTGGTACGCCCGCTCGCGGTACACGACGAGCGACTTCGATCGCATGCGCCGTCAGCGCGAGCTGCAGGAGGCGATCCTCGCGCAGACCACCCCGCAGAACGTGCTCGCGCACTTCCAGGACGTCGCCACCGCGGGCACCAACATCGTCGAGACCGACCTGCCGCAGGGCCTCATCGCCCCGACCCTGGTGAACCTGGCGCTCAAGGCCAAAGACCAGCCGGTCGGCACCCTCGAGCTCACCCCGGCGGGCGGCGTCGACGAGTTCGACCCCGACTACGCCCAGGTGCAGCAGATGGTGCACGACAAGCTGCACCCGCCGACCGAGACGGAGGCGCCCTCCTCGTGA
- a CDS encoding glycosyl transferase, translating into MTVTLRVVLDQLVAPTSRDLAEASASLTEALIATAPRGCDVGAIVPSPGIPDDDAIAGLSSETRLSMRRRELAASWQLGVAPGIGKGLIHSPTPLAPLVRHDRVNETHQIVVTVWDLRAWETPEELPKAEVLAARALLSRVGKHADAVIVPTHAMAERLAEVAKAKLVKKVRVINGAPAAGLRVPSDAVGRLRALDLPQTFVAAAGGSAASDALGAAFAAVVASGWEGDVVVLDVPEGEEPAVIDIASAAGLAETRIHARGSLDRWDRAAVLSHAAAFVAASPRVDWPWRAVDALAVGVPIAAVDTPVLHEVLADAAAFATSDQLGAALERALGEDAERLRVLAGDRAKGFAWRASAERVWALHAEL; encoded by the coding sequence GTGACCGTGACCCTGCGCGTCGTGCTGGATCAGCTCGTCGCCCCGACTTCCCGCGACCTCGCCGAAGCCTCGGCCTCGCTGACCGAGGCCCTCATCGCCACCGCCCCGCGCGGCTGCGATGTCGGGGCCATCGTCCCGTCGCCGGGCATCCCCGACGACGATGCCATCGCCGGTCTCAGCTCCGAGACGCGTCTGTCGATGCGTCGGCGCGAGCTCGCGGCATCATGGCAGCTGGGGGTGGCTCCCGGCATCGGCAAGGGACTCATCCACTCGCCGACCCCGCTGGCGCCGCTGGTGCGTCACGACCGCGTCAACGAGACGCACCAGATCGTGGTGACGGTGTGGGACCTGCGGGCGTGGGAGACCCCCGAGGAGCTGCCCAAGGCCGAGGTCCTCGCCGCTCGAGCGTTGCTGTCGCGAGTGGGAAAGCACGCCGACGCGGTGATCGTCCCCACGCACGCCATGGCCGAGCGCCTCGCAGAGGTCGCGAAGGCCAAGCTGGTGAAGAAAGTCCGTGTGATCAACGGGGCCCCGGCAGCGGGGCTGCGCGTCCCGTCGGATGCGGTGGGGAGGCTCCGCGCCCTCGATCTGCCTCAGACCTTCGTCGCCGCCGCCGGAGGGAGCGCGGCCTCCGACGCCCTCGGCGCGGCTTTCGCGGCCGTGGTCGCGTCCGGCTGGGAGGGCGACGTCGTCGTCCTCGACGTCCCCGAGGGGGAGGAGCCGGCCGTCATCGACATCGCCTCGGCCGCGGGCCTCGCCGAGACGCGGATCCACGCCCGCGGCTCCCTCGACCGCTGGGATCGCGCAGCGGTCCTCTCGCACGCCGCGGCCTTCGTCGCCGCGAGCCCCCGGGTCGACTGGCCGTGGCGGGCGGTCGACGCCCTCGCGGTGGGTGTCCCCATCGCCGCCGTCGACACCCCGGTGCTGCACGAAGTGCTCGCCGATGCCGCAGCGTTCGCGACCTCCGACCAGCTCGGTGCCGCCCTCGAGCGTGCCCTGGGCGAGGACGCCGAGCGACTGCGGGTCCTGGCCGGCGACCGCGCCAAGGGCTTCGCGTGGAGAGCGTCGGCCGAGCGGGTGTGGGCGCTGCACGCGGAGCTGTGA
- a CDS encoding glycosyltransferase family 2 protein, whose amino-acid sequence MTARVGIVVRTRRRPDFLRRALSDIGAQTFVDHRVIVVNDGGDPAEVESIVSGAGLDVSALHIADGEGGRCVAANRGVRDVGTEYVVLHDDDDRWHPEFLSRTLAWLDATPSDAAVAVPTEIVYEEKREGAWVEVGRAPFWAGMQRISLTEMLSVNRAVPISVLYRRSIHNEIGWYDESLDAVEDWDLYLRILRHGGIGFLPGEALAFWTQRPDATGLDANSMFALTEVHAVDDARVRDRALAEWIGREGDGLPLYLAALQAEPQGACR is encoded by the coding sequence ATGACTGCGCGCGTCGGGATCGTCGTCCGTACCCGGCGGCGGCCGGACTTCCTCCGACGGGCGCTCAGCGACATCGGCGCTCAGACCTTCGTCGACCACCGGGTCATCGTGGTGAACGACGGGGGAGACCCCGCCGAGGTCGAATCGATCGTCTCGGGGGCCGGCCTCGACGTCTCCGCCCTACACATCGCGGACGGTGAGGGCGGTCGCTGCGTCGCTGCGAATCGGGGTGTTCGCGACGTTGGTACCGAGTATGTCGTGCTTCACGACGACGACGATCGCTGGCATCCCGAGTTCCTCTCTCGAACCCTCGCGTGGCTCGACGCGACCCCTTCTGACGCGGCCGTCGCCGTGCCGACAGAGATCGTCTACGAAGAGAAGCGCGAAGGTGCATGGGTCGAGGTCGGGCGGGCGCCGTTCTGGGCGGGTATGCAACGCATCTCGCTGACCGAGATGCTCAGCGTGAACCGGGCTGTCCCCATTTCGGTTCTCTATCGGCGGTCGATCCACAACGAGATCGGTTGGTACGACGAGTCGCTCGACGCCGTGGAGGACTGGGATCTCTACCTTCGGATCCTTCGGCACGGGGGGATCGGCTTCCTCCCGGGAGAAGCGCTCGCTTTCTGGACGCAGAGACCGGATGCCACGGGCCTCGACGCCAACAGCATGTTCGCCCTCACCGAGGTGCACGCCGTCGATGATGCGCGGGTACGTGATCGTGCGCTCGCGGAGTGGATCGGGCGCGAGGGCGACGGGCTGCCGCTGTACCTGGCGGCGTTGCAGGCGGAGCCTCAAGGCGCATGTCGATGA
- a CDS encoding bifunctional dTDP-4-dehydrorhamnose 3,5-epimerase family protein/NAD(P)-dependent oxidoreductase produces MSIAFGKPLAVRETPIPGLVVLDLPVHGDARGWFKENWQREKMISAGVDLPDFGPVQNNISFNDAVGTTRGIHAEPWDKYVSVATGRIFGAWVDLREGETFGAVFTTELDPSTAIFVPRGVGNSYQTLEADTAYTYLVNDHWSPDATYTFLNLADETAAIEWPIPLSEVEISAKDRAHPRLSDVVPMPPQKLLVTGANGQLGRALRAEFGEHPWIEYAARDDLDLTSPDLDVARRWRDYGTIINAAAYTQVDAAESPEGRSQAWAANVSAVAALARVASANGITLVHISSDYVFDGSAADPYEESSAFSPLGVYGQTKAAGDAIASTVPRHYILRTSWVIGQGSNFVRTMASLAQKGVDPKVVDDQIGRLTFTDDIASSIRHFLRTGAPFGTYNVTSSGDALSWYDVAREVFRLTGHDPDRVGAVSTERYFHDAQGPVAPRPRNSVLDLKRSQAAGVETLPSLDALALYLRA; encoded by the coding sequence ATGTCGATTGCCTTCGGTAAGCCCCTCGCCGTGCGCGAGACGCCCATCCCCGGTCTCGTCGTCCTCGACCTGCCGGTGCACGGGGATGCACGCGGATGGTTCAAGGAGAACTGGCAGCGCGAGAAGATGATCTCCGCCGGCGTCGATCTGCCGGACTTCGGTCCGGTCCAGAACAACATTTCGTTCAACGACGCCGTCGGCACGACCCGTGGCATCCACGCGGAACCCTGGGACAAGTACGTCTCGGTCGCGACCGGGCGCATCTTCGGCGCGTGGGTCGACCTCCGCGAGGGCGAGACCTTCGGCGCCGTGTTCACGACCGAGCTCGACCCGTCGACGGCGATCTTCGTTCCGCGCGGAGTCGGCAACTCGTACCAGACCCTCGAAGCCGACACCGCGTACACCTACCTCGTGAACGATCACTGGTCGCCCGACGCGACGTATACCTTCCTGAACCTGGCAGATGAGACGGCCGCCATCGAGTGGCCCATCCCCCTGTCCGAGGTCGAGATCAGCGCGAAAGACAGGGCGCACCCGCGACTGTCCGACGTGGTCCCGATGCCACCGCAGAAGCTCCTCGTCACCGGTGCGAACGGTCAGCTCGGCCGGGCTCTCCGCGCGGAGTTCGGTGAGCATCCCTGGATCGAGTACGCGGCGCGCGACGACCTCGACCTCACTTCGCCCGATCTGGACGTTGCCCGACGCTGGCGTGACTACGGCACCATCATCAACGCCGCCGCGTATACGCAGGTAGACGCCGCGGAGTCGCCGGAGGGGCGCAGCCAGGCGTGGGCCGCCAACGTTAGCGCCGTTGCAGCTCTCGCGCGTGTCGCGTCGGCGAACGGCATCACTCTCGTTCACATCTCGAGCGACTACGTGTTCGACGGCTCGGCTGCGGATCCCTACGAAGAGTCATCGGCATTCTCGCCGCTGGGTGTCTACGGTCAGACCAAGGCCGCGGGAGACGCGATCGCGTCGACGGTCCCGCGACACTACATCCTGCGTACCAGTTGGGTCATCGGCCAGGGCTCGAACTTCGTCCGGACCATGGCTTCGCTCGCGCAGAAAGGCGTTGATCCGAAGGTGGTCGACGATCAGATCGGCCGACTCACCTTCACCGACGACATCGCGTCGTCGATCCGTCACTTCCTCAGGACCGGCGCGCCCTTCGGCACGTATAACGTGACCAGTTCCGGCGATGCACTCTCGTGGTACGACGTCGCGCGAGAAGTCTTCCGTCTCACTGGCCACGACCCCGACCGTGTCGGCGCGGTATCGACCGAACGGTACTTCCACGACGCGCAAGGACCAGTTGCACCGCGCCCCCGAAACAGCGTTCTTGACCTGAAACGCTCACAAGCCGCCGGAGTCGAGACCCTCCCTAGCCTAGACGCCCTCGCCCTCTACCTCCGAGCCTGA
- the rfbB gene encoding dTDP-glucose 4,6-dehydratase encodes MRLLVTGGAGFIGSNFVHHVIAHTEHTVTVLDKLTYAGNRASLEGLPADRVRLVVGDIADAAAVDPLVEEADAVVHYAAESHNDNSLHDPRPFLDTNIIGTYTLLEAARRHDVRFHHISTDEVYGDLELDDPARFTEQTPYNPSSPYSSTKAGSDLLVRAWVRSFGLRATISNCSNNYGPYQHVEKFIPRQITNVLRGVRPKLYGTGENVRDWIHADDHSSAVLTILDKGEIGETYLIGADGEKDNKSVVELILQIAGQPTDAYDLVADRPGHDMRYAIDSTKLRAELGWAPTYGDFESGLAATIDWYRDNEAWWAPAKDGVEAFYAGKGQ; translated from the coding sequence AATTTCGTGCATCACGTCATCGCGCACACCGAACACACGGTGACCGTGCTCGACAAGCTGACATACGCCGGCAACCGTGCTTCTTTGGAGGGGCTTCCCGCCGACCGCGTCCGCCTCGTGGTGGGCGACATCGCCGATGCGGCCGCCGTCGACCCGCTCGTCGAGGAAGCCGACGCCGTCGTGCACTACGCCGCCGAGTCGCACAACGACAACTCCCTGCATGATCCGCGCCCGTTCCTCGACACGAACATCATCGGTACCTACACGCTGCTCGAGGCCGCGCGCCGCCATGACGTGCGCTTCCACCACATCTCCACGGACGAGGTCTACGGCGACCTCGAACTCGACGACCCGGCGCGCTTTACGGAGCAGACGCCGTACAACCCCTCGTCGCCGTACTCGTCGACCAAAGCCGGATCCGACCTGTTGGTGCGGGCATGGGTGCGTTCGTTCGGCTTACGCGCCACCATCAGCAACTGCTCGAACAACTACGGGCCCTACCAGCACGTGGAGAAGTTCATCCCCCGCCAGATCACCAACGTGCTGCGCGGAGTTCGCCCCAAGCTGTACGGCACCGGAGAGAACGTCCGCGACTGGATCCACGCCGACGACCACTCCTCCGCTGTCCTCACAATCCTCGACAAGGGCGAGATCGGCGAGACGTACCTCATCGGCGCCGATGGCGAGAAGGACAACAAGAGCGTCGTCGAGCTGATCCTGCAGATCGCCGGTCAGCCGACGGACGCGTACGACCTCGTCGCAGATCGTCCCGGTCATGACATGCGCTACGCCATCGACTCGACCAAGCTCCGTGCCGAGCTCGGCTGGGCTCCTACCTACGGGGACTTCGAATCAGGACTCGCCGCCACCATCGACTGGTACCGCGACAACGAAGCCTGGTGGGCACCCGCCAAGGACGGCGTCGAAGCGTTCTACGCCGGCAAGGGGCAGTGA